Proteins found in one Panicum hallii strain FIL2 chromosome 4, PHallii_v3.1, whole genome shotgun sequence genomic segment:
- the LOC112888493 gene encoding GDSL esterase/lipase APG-like, whose translation MASTAAPLALFLLAASAMGGGGGAQAQPLVPAVISFGDSTVDVGNNNYLPRAVFKADYAPYGQSFARHQPTGRFSDGKIVTDITADTLGFESYAPPYLSPQASGKNLLIGANFASAASSYHDDTAAMYDAITLTQQLEYYKEYQSKLAAVAGRATARSILTGALYVVSTGTGDFLQNYYHNASLSRRYDVGRYCDLLVSIFSGFAEKLYKLGARRIGVTSMPPLGCFPASIRLYGEGRGACVARLNRDAETFNGKLNATVEALKGRHADLKIAVFDIYTPLRKLAEAPVEQGFADARGTCCRTGTAKTRVYLCNPTTAGTCRNASSYVFFDGVHPSEAANVFMAESMVEAGIELVT comes from the exons ATGGCGTCCACGGCAGCGCCGCTGGCCCTGTTCCTGCTCGCGGCATCGgcgatgggcggcggcggcggcgcccaggcGCAGCCGCTCGTGCCGGCGGTCATCTCCTTCGGCGACTCGACCGTCGACGTCGGCAACAACAACTACCTCCCCCGCGCGGTGTTCAAGGCCGACTACGCGCCGTACGGGCAGAGCTTCGCGCGCCACCAGCCCACCGGCCGGTTCTCCGACGGCAAGATCGTCACCGACATCACCG CTGACACGCTGGGTTTCGAGAGCTACGCGCCGCCGTACCTCAGCCCGCAGGCGTCGGGGAAGAACCTGCTCATCGGCGCCAACTTCGCCTCGGCGGCGTCCAGCTACCACGACGACACGGCGGCCATGTAT GACGCGATCACGCTGACCCAGCAGCTCGAGTACTACAAGGAGTACCAGTCCAAGCTGGCTGCGGTGGCCGGGCGCGCCACGGCGCGCTCCATCCTCACAGGCGCGCTGTACGTCGTCAGCACGGGCACCGGCGACTTCCTCCAGAACTACTACCACAACGCCTCCCTGTCCCGCCGCTACGACGTCGGCCGGTACTGCGACCTCCTCGTCAGCATCTTCTCCGGCTTCGCCGAGAAGTTGTATAAGCTGGGGGCGCGGCGGATTGGCGTCACGTCCATGCCGCCGCTGGGGTGCTTCCCGGCGTCCATCAGGCTGTACGGCGAGGGCCGCGGCGCGTGCGTGGCCAGGCTCAACCGCGACGCCGAGACCTTCAACGGGAAGCTGAACGCCACCGTCGAGGCGCTCAAGGGGCGGCACGCTGACCTCAAGATCGCCGTCTTCGACATCTACACGCCCCTCCGGAAGCTTGCCGAAGCGCCGGTGGAGCAAG GCTTCGCCGACGCGAGGGGGACGTGCTGCCGGACGGGGACGGCGAAGACGAGGGTGTACCTCTGCAACCCGACGACGGCCGGCACGTGCCGGAACGCCAGCAGCTACGTCTTCTTCGACGGCGTCCACCCGTCGGAGGCGGCCAACGTCTTCATGGCGGAGTCCATGGTCGAAGCCGGCATCGAGCTGGTCACCTAG